A single genomic interval of Streptomyces graminofaciens harbors:
- a CDS encoding FadR/GntR family transcriptional regulator, protein MSTPGRGLHGRVLDTLGPAITAGDYPPGSVLRTDELAQTFDVSRSVMREAVRVLESMHLVESRRRVGVTVRPPTEWNVYDPQVIRWRLAGTDRPRQLRSLTVLRSAVEPVAAGLAARNATAEQCAALTECALGMVAHSRGHKLEGYLHHDVAFHRLILTASGNEMFARLGDVVEGVLAGRTHHEVMFEDPDPAAVTLHVHLAEAIREGDATRAEELTREITAGALHELDILAP, encoded by the coding sequence ATGAGCACACCGGGCCGGGGGCTGCACGGCCGAGTTCTGGACACCCTCGGGCCGGCGATCACCGCGGGGGACTACCCGCCGGGAAGCGTGCTGCGCACCGACGAACTCGCCCAGACCTTCGATGTGTCGCGCTCGGTGATGCGCGAGGCCGTCCGGGTCCTTGAGTCCATGCACCTCGTGGAGTCCCGCCGCCGGGTCGGCGTGACGGTCCGCCCGCCCACCGAGTGGAACGTCTACGACCCCCAGGTCATCCGCTGGCGTCTCGCGGGCACCGACCGCCCCCGCCAGCTGCGTTCGCTCACCGTGCTCCGCTCGGCGGTCGAACCGGTGGCCGCGGGCCTCGCCGCGCGCAACGCCACGGCCGAGCAGTGCGCCGCGCTCACCGAGTGCGCGCTCGGTATGGTCGCCCACTCACGCGGCCACAAACTGGAGGGCTACCTCCACCACGACGTGGCCTTCCACCGACTGATCCTCACCGCCTCGGGCAACGAGATGTTCGCCCGCCTCGGGGACGTCGTGGAAGGGGTCCTCGCGGGCCGCACCCACCACGAGGTCATGTTCGAGGACCCCGACCCGGCCGCCGTGACCCTCCACGTCCACCTGGCCGAGGCCATCCGCGAGGGCGACGCGACCCGAGCGGAAGAACTGACCCGCGAGATCACGGCGGGCGCCCTGCACGAACTGGACATACTGGCGCCCTAG
- a CDS encoding M1 family metallopeptidase: MAVQQSVGPDPYFPANGDARYRVHRYELALDYRPGPNRLSGSARLNAIAGRAALAEFQLNLADFKIGRIKVDGRAPHYTHRGGRLRVRPVKPIRAGAAFTVEIHWSGNPKPVNSPWGGLGWEELTDGALVASQPIGAPSWYPCNDRPSDKAAYQISVTTPSAYQVVAGGRLLTRTTKASTTTWVYEQPAPTSSYLVGLSIGKYQTVLLGDPGPGGVPQTGHIPAHLLPEFSRDFARQPAMMELFQELFGPYPFGEYAVLVTEEELDVPVEAQGLSLFGANHVDGVRGSERLVAHELAHQWFGNSVSIADWRHIWLNEGLAKYAEWLWSERSGGRTAQQLAAAAHRLLSSLPQDLRLADPGRKLMFDDRLYERGGLTVHALRCALGDEAFFRMLRGWTSLHRGGAVTTAVFTTHAARYADGSLDDLFTAWLLQPALPPLPTPRGAAVPARPPYPPTNAGSA; the protein is encoded by the coding sequence GTGGCGGTTCAGCAGTCAGTGGGTCCGGACCCGTATTTCCCGGCGAACGGTGATGCCCGTTACCGGGTGCACCGGTACGAGCTGGCGCTGGACTACCGGCCGGGGCCAAACCGGCTGTCCGGGAGCGCGCGGCTGAACGCCATAGCGGGCCGGGCCGCGCTCGCCGAGTTCCAGCTGAATCTGGCCGACTTCAAGATCGGGCGGATCAAGGTCGACGGGCGGGCGCCGCACTACACGCACCGGGGCGGCAGGCTTCGCGTGCGCCCCGTCAAGCCGATCCGGGCCGGGGCGGCCTTCACGGTGGAGATCCACTGGTCGGGCAATCCGAAGCCGGTGAACAGCCCCTGGGGCGGGCTCGGTTGGGAGGAGCTGACCGACGGGGCGCTGGTGGCGAGCCAGCCGATCGGGGCGCCGTCGTGGTACCCGTGCAACGACCGGCCCTCGGACAAGGCCGCGTACCAGATCTCGGTCACGACGCCGTCCGCGTACCAGGTGGTGGCGGGCGGTCGGCTGCTGACCCGGACGACGAAGGCGTCCACGACGACGTGGGTGTACGAGCAGCCGGCGCCGACGTCGAGCTATCTGGTCGGGCTGTCGATAGGGAAGTACCAGACGGTGCTGCTGGGCGACCCGGGCCCGGGCGGGGTGCCGCAGACGGGGCACATCCCCGCCCATCTCCTGCCCGAGTTCTCCCGGGACTTCGCGCGGCAGCCGGCCATGATGGAGCTGTTCCAGGAGCTCTTCGGGCCGTACCCGTTCGGTGAGTACGCGGTGCTGGTGACCGAGGAGGAGCTCGATGTCCCGGTCGAGGCGCAGGGGTTGTCGCTGTTCGGCGCCAACCACGTGGACGGGGTGCGGGGTTCGGAGCGGCTCGTTGCGCACGAGCTGGCGCACCAGTGGTTCGGCAACAGTGTGTCCATCGCCGACTGGCGGCACATCTGGCTGAACGAGGGACTCGCGAAGTACGCCGAGTGGCTGTGGTCGGAGCGCTCGGGCGGGCGTACGGCACAGCAACTGGCCGCCGCCGCGCACCGGTTGCTCAGCTCCCTCCCCCAGGATCTGCGCCTCGCCGACCCGGGCCGGAAGCTGATGTTCGACGACCGTCTCTACGAACGCGGTGGTCTGACCGTGCACGCGCTGCGCTGTGCGCTCGGCGACGAGGCGTTCTTCCGCATGCTGCGCGGCTGGACGAGCCTGCACCGGGGCGGTGCGGTCACGACGGCGGTGTTCACCACGCACGCCGCCCGGTACGCGGACGGGTCGCTGGACGACCTGTTCACGGCGTGGCTGCTCCAGCCGGCGCTGCCGCCGCTGCCGACCCCCCGAGGTGCGGCGGTACCGGCACGGCCGCCGTATCCGCCGACGAACGCGGGCTCGGCGTAG
- a CDS encoding Pls/PosA family non-ribosomal peptide synthetase, whose product MAAIEESSALGLLDEEIRERFGDTARFSGGQAASPRTLVDILDASVRSYPDEPALDDGTTRLTYRALAVEVERLRRRLGRAGVGLGDRVGVRVPSGTNDLYVAILAVLAAGAAYVPVDAEDPDERAELVFGEAEVRAVVGAGHHLTVHGTSNSPAGRPGVEHDAWIIFTSGSTGKPKGVAVSHRSAAAFVDAEAELFLTEEPIGPGDRVMAGLSVAFDASCEEMWLAWRYGACLVPVPRAQVRSGADLGPWLVEQEITVVSTVPTLAALWEPETLNDVRLLIFGGEACPPELAQRLVTEGREVWNTYGPTEATVVACASLMSGAEPIRIGLPLDGWELAVVDEAGEPVPMGGSGQLVIGGVGLARYLDAEKDAEKYAPLESLGWERAYRSGDLVKAEPEGLVFLGRADEQIKLGGRRIELGEVDAALQALPGVAGAAAAVRTARSGNQLLVGYVVLQDGQSGQDGQGGWDQAAAVDKLRAELPAALVPLLAPVAELPTRTSGKVDRNALPWPLADLETGGNAERLYGTEAWLAEQWTEVLGIPVSGADDDFFAIGGGSLAAAQLTTRLRTRYPSVAVLDLYQRPTLRKLARYLEESGQEDGAERVVVPVPLRARLVQLLLLVPLFTLLGLRWMVPLAALGNLLGPYAWLPTASWWAVGAGAVLFFSPPGRLAVAAGGARLLLRGVEPGRYARGGSVHLRLWAAERLTEFSGATSLTGVWLERYARALGARVGADVDLHALPPVTGLLKLGRGAAVESEVDLSGYWLDGDRLEIGAVKVGAGAVVGTRSMLLPGARVGKRAEVAPGSAVAGQIPTGQRWAGAPAGKLGKAKRNWPKERPQRGLFWRVSYGLTGVGLTALPLVCGVVALAVLSLFVGPDAGLGAALRGALLGLVPATLAFGAAYALLLLVAVRLLSLGLREGTHPTHSRVGWQAWTVTQLMDRSRETLFPLYAGLVTPVWLRLLGMRIGRGAEVSTVLALPSLTTVGDGAFLADDTLTAPYELGGGWMRIGRAEIGRRAFLGNSGMTAPGRSVPDGGLVGVLSATPKKAKKGSSYLGLPPVKLPRSAASGDQSLTYEPPARLLWARALVELCRIVPVFCSAGLALLTVAALSALGGWAWLLCGLVLLGTGVTAGLLSIVAKWLLVGRHRSGEHPLWSGFVWRNELADTFVEVLAVPWLAGSVPGTSLLNLWLRGLGARIGRGVWVESYWLPETDLVTLGDGATVNRGCVLQTHLFHDRILRTDTVELREGATLGPGGIVLPGSVVGARTTLGPASLVMAAESVPDDTRWLGNPIEAWRR is encoded by the coding sequence GGAGCCGCCTACGTCCCCGTGGACGCCGAGGACCCGGACGAGCGGGCCGAGCTGGTGTTCGGGGAGGCGGAGGTGCGGGCGGTCGTCGGCGCCGGGCACCACCTCACCGTCCACGGCACCTCGAACTCCCCCGCCGGCCGCCCCGGTGTCGAGCACGACGCGTGGATCATCTTCACCTCCGGGTCGACCGGGAAGCCCAAGGGCGTCGCCGTGAGCCATCGCAGCGCGGCCGCGTTCGTGGACGCCGAGGCCGAGCTGTTCCTCACCGAGGAGCCGATCGGCCCCGGCGACCGGGTGATGGCCGGGCTGTCGGTGGCCTTCGACGCCTCCTGCGAGGAGATGTGGCTGGCCTGGCGGTACGGGGCCTGTCTGGTGCCCGTACCGCGTGCCCAGGTCAGGAGCGGTGCCGATCTCGGACCCTGGCTGGTCGAGCAGGAGATCACCGTCGTCTCCACCGTGCCGACGCTGGCCGCGCTGTGGGAGCCGGAGACCCTCAACGACGTACGGCTGCTGATCTTCGGCGGTGAGGCCTGTCCGCCCGAGCTGGCGCAGCGGCTGGTGACGGAGGGGCGGGAGGTCTGGAACACGTACGGGCCGACCGAGGCGACCGTGGTCGCCTGTGCCTCGCTCATGTCCGGGGCGGAGCCGATCCGGATCGGGCTGCCGCTCGACGGGTGGGAGCTGGCCGTCGTCGACGAGGCCGGGGAGCCCGTGCCGATGGGCGGCAGCGGGCAGCTGGTGATCGGTGGCGTGGGGCTCGCGCGGTATCTCGACGCCGAGAAGGACGCGGAGAAGTACGCGCCGCTGGAGTCCCTCGGCTGGGAGCGCGCCTATCGCAGTGGTGACCTGGTCAAGGCCGAACCGGAGGGGCTGGTCTTCCTCGGGCGGGCCGACGAGCAGATCAAGCTCGGCGGTCGGCGCATCGAGCTGGGCGAGGTCGACGCCGCCCTGCAGGCGCTGCCCGGGGTCGCGGGTGCCGCTGCCGCCGTGCGCACCGCCCGCAGCGGCAATCAGCTGCTCGTCGGCTATGTCGTCCTCCAGGACGGCCAGAGCGGCCAGGACGGCCAGGGCGGCTGGGACCAGGCGGCTGCCGTCGACAAGCTGCGCGCCGAGCTGCCCGCCGCGCTGGTGCCGCTGCTCGCGCCCGTGGCCGAACTGCCGACCCGGACGTCCGGGAAGGTGGACCGGAACGCGCTGCCGTGGCCACTGGCGGACCTGGAGACCGGCGGGAACGCCGAGCGGCTCTACGGTACCGAGGCGTGGCTCGCCGAGCAGTGGACCGAGGTGCTGGGCATCCCGGTGAGCGGCGCCGACGACGACTTCTTCGCGATCGGCGGGGGCAGCCTCGCCGCCGCGCAGCTGACGACCAGGCTGCGCACCCGGTACCCGAGCGTCGCCGTGCTGGACCTCTACCAACGGCCGACGCTGCGCAAGCTGGCCCGGTATCTGGAGGAGTCCGGCCAGGAGGACGGCGCCGAGCGTGTGGTCGTCCCCGTGCCGCTGCGGGCCCGCCTCGTGCAGCTCCTGCTGCTCGTCCCGCTGTTCACGCTGCTGGGGCTGCGCTGGATGGTCCCGCTCGCGGCCCTGGGCAATCTGCTCGGGCCGTACGCCTGGCTGCCGACCGCGTCCTGGTGGGCCGTCGGGGCGGGTGCCGTGCTGTTCTTCAGCCCGCCGGGGCGGCTCGCGGTCGCGGCGGGCGGGGCGCGGCTGCTGCTGCGCGGGGTCGAGCCGGGCCGGTACGCCCGGGGCGGGAGCGTGCATCTGCGGCTCTGGGCGGCCGAGCGGCTGACCGAGTTCAGCGGGGCGACCTCGCTGACCGGGGTCTGGCTGGAGCGGTACGCCCGGGCGCTCGGCGCCAGGGTCGGGGCCGATGTGGATCTGCACGCGCTGCCGCCGGTGACCGGGCTGCTCAAGCTCGGGCGGGGTGCGGCCGTGGAGTCCGAGGTGGACCTCTCCGGTTACTGGCTCGACGGGGACCGGCTGGAGATCGGGGCCGTCAAGGTGGGCGCCGGGGCCGTGGTCGGGACGCGGAGCATGCTGCTGCCGGGGGCCAGGGTCGGCAAGCGGGCCGAGGTGGCGCCGGGCTCGGCGGTCGCCGGGCAGATCCCGACCGGGCAGCGCTGGGCCGGGGCACCGGCCGGGAAGCTGGGCAAGGCCAAGCGGAACTGGCCCAAGGAGCGGCCGCAGCGTGGCCTGTTCTGGCGGGTGTCGTACGGCCTGACCGGGGTCGGGCTGACCGCGCTGCCGCTGGTCTGCGGGGTCGTGGCGCTGGCCGTGCTGAGCCTGTTCGTGGGCCCGGACGCCGGGCTCGGCGCGGCGCTGCGGGGCGCGCTGCTCGGGCTGGTGCCGGCGACGCTCGCGTTCGGGGCGGCGTACGCGCTGCTGCTGCTCGTCGCCGTACGGCTGCTGAGTCTGGGGCTGCGGGAGGGTACGCACCCCACGCACAGCCGGGTCGGGTGGCAGGCGTGGACGGTCACGCAGTTGATGGACCGGTCACGGGAGACGCTGTTCCCGCTGTACGCCGGGCTGGTGACGCCGGTGTGGCTGCGGTTGCTCGGTATGCGGATCGGGCGGGGCGCGGAGGTGTCCACCGTGCTCGCGCTGCCGAGTCTGACGACGGTCGGCGACGGGGCGTTCCTCGCGGACGACACGTTGACCGCGCCGTACGAGCTGGGCGGTGGCTGGATGCGGATCGGGCGGGCCGAGATCGGCCGGCGGGCGTTCCTCGGGAACTCGGGGATGACCGCGCCGGGGCGTTCCGTGCCGGACGGCGGCCTGGTGGGTGTGCTGTCGGCGACGCCGAAGAAGGCCAAGAAGGGCAGTTCGTATCTGGGGCTGCCGCCGGTGAAGCTGCCGAGGTCGGCGGCGAGTGGTGACCAGAGTCTGACGTACGAGCCGCCCGCGCGGCTGCTGTGGGCGCGGGCCCTGGTGGAGCTGTGCCGGATCGTGCCGGTGTTCTGCTCGGCCGGGCTGGCGCTGCTGACCGTGGCGGCGCTGAGCGCGCTGGGCGGCTGGGCGTGGCTGCTGTGCGGGCTCGTGCTGCTCGGCACGGGGGTGACGGCCGGCCTGCTGTCGATCGTCGCGAAGTGGCTGCTCGTGGGGCGGCACCGCAGTGGTGAGCATCCGCTGTGGAGCGGTTTCGTGTGGCGCAACGAGCTGGCGGACACCTTCGTGGAGGTGCTGGCCGTGCCGTGGCTGGCCGGGTCCGTGCCCGGTACGTCGCTGCTGAACCTGTGGCTGCGCGGGCTCGGTGCGCGGATCGGCAGGGGTGTGTGGGTGGAGAGCTACTGGCTGCCGGAGACCGACCTCGTCACGCTCGGCGACGGGGCCACGGTCAACCGGGGCTGTGTGCTCCAGACCCACCTCTTCCACGACCGGATCTTGCGGACGGATACTGTGGAACTCCGTGAGGGCGCCACCTTGGGCCCGGGCGGAATCGTCCTGCCCGGCAGCGTGGTCGGGGCCCGCACGACTCTGGGGCCCGCGTCGCTGGTCATGGCCGCGGAGTCCGTTCCGGACGACACCCGGTGGCTGGGCAACCCGATCGAAGCATGGCGCCGCTGA
- a CDS encoding YchJ family protein: MAGMSSRRSSKAPAKASRVKAPRLCPCGLGQVYEECCGRFHTGIGTGTAAAPTAEALMRSRYSAFVVRDEAYLLRTWHPRTRPAEVGLDPAMRWTGLEILGTTEGSAFHTTGTVTFRASFRGGSLHERSRFERVDGAWVYVDGDLFDV; the protein is encoded by the coding sequence ATGGCGGGCATGTCGTCGCGTCGCAGTTCCAAGGCCCCGGCCAAAGCGTCCCGGGTGAAGGCCCCTCGCCTGTGCCCGTGCGGGCTCGGGCAGGTGTACGAGGAGTGCTGCGGCCGCTTCCACACCGGTATCGGTACCGGCACCGCCGCCGCGCCGACCGCCGAGGCGCTGATGCGGTCGCGGTACAGCGCGTTCGTGGTCCGGGACGAGGCGTATCTGCTGCGCACCTGGCACCCTCGGACGCGGCCCGCGGAGGTCGGCCTCGACCCCGCGATGCGCTGGACCGGCCTGGAGATCCTCGGCACGACCGAGGGTTCGGCGTTCCACACCACCGGGACCGTGACCTTCCGGGCCTCGTTCCGGGGCGGTTCGCTGCACGAGCGGAGCCGGTTCGAGCGGGTGGACGGGGCGTGGGTGTACGTCGACGGGGACCTCTTCGACGTGTAG